In Ooceraea biroi isolate clonal line C1 chromosome 13, Obir_v5.4, whole genome shotgun sequence, a genomic segment contains:
- the LOC109611063 gene encoding 52 kDa repressor of the inhibitor of the protein kinase-like, producing MDGHITRWCSAPGCMMNIKIAKRHFFRFPREKDRWIKWIKACNRMDLMTLGPECTNRYYRLCHLHFQVEMLRNFEGRVYLSKEAVPSIFFKPIQPGGSKSQDSSQLVSFVTIFLKPERRNRNSAVGLTTSTDSQVDPMEFDERGTPIVSPLQAVICPSTSVK from the exons ATGGATGGGCATATAACTCGCTGGTGCTCTGCGCCCGGTTGCATGATGAACATAAAAATAGCAAAGCGACACTTCTTCCGCTTCCCCAGAGAAAAGGACAG ATGGATTAAATGGATTAAAGCATGCAACAGAATGGATTTGATGACATTGGGTCCAGAATGTACCAATCGTTATTACCGTTTGTGCCATTTACATTTTCAAGTAGAGATGTTGCGCAATTTCGAGGGGAGAGTTTATCTCAGCAAGGAGGCTGTGccatcaattttttttaagcccATACAGCCAGGAGGAAG TAAATCTCAGGACTCGTCCCAATTAGTTTCGTTTGTAACGATATTCTTGAAGCCGGAGAGAAGGAACAG AAATTCAGCGGTAGGTTTGACGACGTCGACGGACTCTCAGGTAGATCCCATGGAATTCGATGAAAG GGGTACACCTATAGTGTCACCGTTGCAAGCAGTGATTTGCCCGAGTACCTCCGTAAAGTAA
- the LOC105280842 gene encoding uncharacterized protein LOC105280842, with protein sequence MAQATPTPEMKSECNNEGLIFFVFGRNNSVVDTQLDEECAYAAPSATPPLQVSPRENSNNEQIIDLTTDTTPTDPLAPTTSPETEAAPAVTRENDDGLPKRGRWHALTQTPDASAKSLSGKRRIEGDQGKIPIESSAAKRRRIPRAEDEDQFKAACAKLLPRDSALLVSACISARERRKTRKDFKDRQLALQLFLMAPSAYEFYRPLCQLPTVRRLQKHIRDWDVQPGLNDNVMNALRSKLKSLPPMKRRCCLCASEMRLRPHLFYNLSRDRIVGFYNTGTEKRRSLARKALVLVARSLAGDWEQPVAYYFQDGVSHAGVVRNLILQAIAALRGIGANVHALVTSTAPTFLRLSRELGISTERPSFPVNDESVFYIFDVPRLMRTTRNVFTRHQLRFRDQKASWKDVELFFRRDSQMRLPLVPELATSYFQPGKTSRKTKTEYAVRVLGSNVAAGLSAHVASGVLPLTAIGTMEFVLYFSRLYDLLSSRESARTNTKEFGQAFTGSTHEICFLQRALEFLRSIQVIDATGACVRSIKCFDRWQITVNAVIQLWDTLKEHLPALRTARLSQEGIERVFCSIRRQSGNRARLTPILFTRAFKNLIGEHLAERSGEDDSVASARRMLKRIASSSSSPSLLPKANEASAVAPRVALDVGATSHRDIDLQSLYERNAFRRVCDFLLSECLRAHAGCSVCAACATRETINDSIAKNASNASFSLFISGLEDVFMRNFEQLSNEEGVGSRMLRLAQQIEYRPPCPDFPVDLLIKLFLRMRIYFTLLRHNKICRDVETRDSLNVVQL encoded by the exons ATGGCACAGGCAACACCAACACCGGAAATGAAGTCGGAATGTAACAACGA agggctaatattttttgtttttggtAGAAATAATTCCGTGGTAGACACACAACTCGATGAAGAGTGTGCATACGCGGCACCGTCGGCAACTCCTCCGCTGCAAGTATCCCCGAGGGAAAACAGTAACAACGA ACAGATCATAGATTTAACTACGGATACAACTCCTACGGATCCTCTGGCGCCAACAACTTCGCCGGAAACGGAAGCGGCTCCTGCGGTCACGCGAGAAAACGATGACGG ACTGCCAAAAAGAGGACGTTGGCACGCTCTGACGCAGACGCCGGACGCATCGGCCAAGTCCCTTTCGGGAAAGAGACGGATAGAGGGAGATCAAGGCAAGATCCCTATCGAGAGTTCAGCTGCGAAGCGGAGGAGGATACCTCGGGCAGAGGATGAGGATCAGTTTAAAGCGGCATGTGCAAAGTTGTTGCCACGTGACTCCGCTCTGCTGGTCTCGGCGTGCATCAGCGCCCGCGAGAGACGCAAGACTCGGAAGGATTTCAAGGACAGGCAGCTCGCGCTCCAGCTGTTCCTCATGGCACCAAGCGCGTACGAATTTTACCGGCCGCTCTGCCAGCTGCCGACCGTGCGTCGGTTGCAGAAGCACATCCGCGACTGGGACGTGCAGCCTGGACTGAACGACAACGTGATGAACGCGTTGCGCTCGAAGCTGAAGTCGCTGCCGCCGATGAAGAGACGCTGCTGCCTGTGCGCCAGCGAGATGCGGCTGCGGCCTCACCTCTTCTACAACCTGTCGCGCGACAGGATCGTCGGATTCTACAACACCGGCACGGAGAAGCGCCGCTCGCTCGCCAGGAAAGCGTTGGTGCTGGTGGCACGCAGCTTGGCCGGCGACTGGGAGCAACCGGTCGCTTACTACTTCCAGGACGGCGTGTCTCACGCCGGCGTCGTGAGGAATTTGATCCTCCAAGCGATAGCTGCACTGCGGGGCATCGGCGCAAATGTGCACGCCCTGGTTACCAGCACGGCTCCGACATTTCTACGACTGTCACGGGAATTGGGGATCTCCACGGAGCGCCCGTCCTTCCCGGTGAACGACGAGAGCGTGTTCTACATCTTCGACGTTCCGCGTCTGATGAGAACGACCAGGAACGTTTTTACGCGCCACCAGCTGCGCTTTCGCGACCAGAAGGCCTCGTGGAAGGACGTCGAGCTGTTCTTCAGACGCGACAGTCAGATGCGGCTGCCGCTGGTGCCAGAACTCGCCACGAGCTACTTCCAGCCCGGCAAAACCAGCCGGAAAACGAAGACCGAGTATGCCGTTCGGGTGCTCGGCAGCAACGTAGCGGCGGGTCTGAGCGCCCACGTTGCGTCCGGCGTGCTGCCGTTGACAGCGATCGGAACGATGGAGTTCGTGCTGTACTTCAGTCGGCTGTACGATCTTCTAAGCTCCCGCGAGTCGGCGAGGACCAATACCAAAGAATTCGGTCAGGCTTTCACGGGAAGCACGCACGAGATCTGCTTCTTGCAGCGCGCGCTCGAGTTTTTGCGATCGATCCAGGTGATCGACGCGACTGGCGCGTGTGTGAGATCGATCAAGTGCTTCGATCGCTGGCAGATCACGGTCAACGCCGTGATCCAGCTGTGGGACACGTTGAAGGAGCACCTACCGGCCTTGCGCACGGCGAGGCTGAGCCAGGAGGGCATCGAGCGCGTCTTTTGCTCCATCAGGCGGCAGAGTGGGAATCGCGCTCGGCTCACGCCCATCCTGTTCACTCGTGCGTTCAAGAACCTCATTGGCGAGCACCTCGCCGAGCGCTCGGGCGAGGATGATTCCGTGGCGAGTGCGCGGAGGATGCTGAAGCGAATagcgtcatcgtcatcgtctcCCTCGCTCCTCCCCAAGGCCAACGAGGCTTCAGCCGTCGCACCCCGGGTAGCCCTGGACGTCGGGGCGACGAGCCATCGCGACATCGATCTGCAGAGTCTGTACGAGAGAAACGCGTTCAGGCGCGTGTGCGACTTCCTGCTGAGCGAGTGCTTGCGTGCGCACGCCGGCTGCAGCGTGTGCGCTGCCTGCGCCACCAGGGAAACCATCAACGATTCGATCGCCAAGAACGCGTCGAACGCCTCCTTCAGCCTGTTCATTTCAGGCCTGGAGGACGTGTTCATGCGCAACTTCGAGCAGCTCTCGAACGAGGAAGGCGTGGGCTCGCGGATGCTGCGGCTCGCGCAGCAGATCGAGTACCGACCGCCCTGTCCAGACTTCCCGGTCGATCTGCTGATCAAGCTGTTCCTACGCATGCGAATATACTTCACGTTGTTGCGGCACAATAAGATCTGCAGGGACGTGGAGACGCGCGACtccctgaacgtggtgcagtTGTGA